From a single Salvelinus sp. IW2-2015 linkage group LG22, ASM291031v2, whole genome shotgun sequence genomic region:
- the LOC112081388 gene encoding olfactory receptor 1M1-like, producing the protein MSLGNVSGKIIHTFVIGGFDTIDRPLTVGIVILCFYLLVMLANVANICFILHDKRLHKPMYLLICNLAVVDMLYSSSASPTMIGVLVAGDKTIAYVSCFIQMFVFHLGGVMEMFAISVMAFDRLIAISSPLRYQSILTNVRTLVLTGALWVVACAFVAVMPATVLSLPYCHSTLKYTFCDYAALVRATCVDPSYYFNMITIVTSFLLFGTFCFICLSYIWIIFAMVKMSSKNDKRKMYSTCFSHLIVVVCYYVPLFVRIVLTRLGVVLTLEERHGLMIGAILGPSLVNPFVYCFRTKEIKNKMLKMFNKVAPTE; encoded by the coding sequence ATGTCCTTGGGAAATGTCTCTGGCAAAATAATACATACATTTGTCATTGGTGGTTTTGACACAATTGACAGACCTCTGACAGTGGGGATTGTAATTCTGTGTTTCTATCTCCTAGTCATGCTTGCTAATGTGGCAAATATATGTTTTATCCTTCATGATAAGCGTTTGCACAAGCCAATGTATCTTCTGATTTGCAACCTTGCTGTAGTTGATATGCTGTACAGCTCCAGTGCCAGTCCAACTATGATTGGTGTGCTGGTAGCTGGTGATAAAACCATAGCTTATGTGTCATGCTTCATTCAGATGTTTGTTTTCCACCTGGGGGGCGTAATGGAGATGTTTGCTAtctctgtcatggcttttgatcGTTTGATTGCAATCTCTAGTCCACTGAGGTATCAAAGTATCCTCACCAATGTTCGTACTCTGGTTCTGACCGGTGCTCTGTGGGTGGTTGCCTGTGCTTTTGTGGCTGTTATGCCTGCCACTGTGTTATCTCTCCCTTACTGCCACTCAACCCTCAAATACACCTTCTGTGATTATGCTGCGTTAGTGAGAGCCACTTGTGTCGATCCTAGCTACTATTTTAATATGATAACCATTGTCACCTCCTTTCTCCTGTTTGGYACRTTCTGTTTTATTTGCCTGTCCTACATATGGATCATATTTGCCATGGTTAAAATGTCCTCCAAGAACGACAAGAGGAAGATGTACAGTACTTGCTTCAGTCACTTGATAGTGGTAGTGTGTTATTACGTTCCTTTATTTGTACGTATAGTCTTGACCAGGCTAGGTGTGGTGCTGACCTTGGAAGAGCGTCATGGCTTGATGATCGGGGCTATTCTCGGGCCCTCTCTTGTTAATCCCTTTGTATACTGTTTTAGAACCAAAGAGatcaaaaacaaaatgttgaagATGTTTAACAAAGTTGCGCccactgaataa